From a region of the Methylocystis hirsuta genome:
- a CDS encoding beta-ketoacyl synthase N-terminal-like domain-containing protein, with amino-acid sequence MLKGQTKASSAREYFPDFDLSTRVAAVPGLDRQLERDALGAAGRLGQMAMLEATGGHEHGFHIYGGTNHSESDILIELQAGVRAGRHRAMAGPLWDALHRDPTPNLISGPGLPRTWVQSACASGQNSLVFAAADLEEAAKQLRAAVVAMDALSRIGVIGFVRAGAVSQTECKPFHRDRDGLLIGEGAACLMLDNDASPKDSRVSLLACAMTCDAGHPTHPDESGIHLERCIRSAISKAGLRPDEVGAAVLHGTGTQANDGVEAAVVERIWPGSSIPCTSVKARLGHTMGAAGLFNCLVAVEALRSGLLPSTLNDRNAATLELDLVLAVPRAIDRSKAVLATCSGFGGNNVAALFGYRG; translated from the coding sequence TTGCTCAAAGGACAAACCAAGGCCAGCAGTGCCCGAGAGTACTTTCCGGACTTCGACCTGTCCACACGCGTGGCGGCGGTTCCGGGCCTCGATCGCCAACTTGAGAGAGATGCATTGGGAGCCGCGGGCCGTTTGGGACAAATGGCGATGCTCGAGGCCACCGGCGGGCATGAGCATGGCTTTCACATCTACGGAGGCACCAATCATTCGGAGTCGGATATCCTCATCGAACTTCAAGCCGGCGTTCGCGCCGGCCGCCATAGGGCGATGGCCGGGCCTTTATGGGATGCCCTCCATCGGGATCCGACGCCCAATCTGATTTCGGGCCCAGGCCTCCCGCGAACATGGGTGCAGTCCGCTTGCGCTTCCGGTCAAAATTCCTTGGTTTTTGCCGCGGCGGACCTCGAAGAGGCGGCGAAACAACTCCGAGCCGCTGTCGTGGCGATGGACGCCCTAAGTCGTATCGGAGTGATCGGATTTGTACGTGCGGGTGCCGTTTCTCAGACGGAATGCAAACCGTTCCATCGCGATCGGGACGGTTTACTGATCGGAGAGGGTGCCGCCTGCCTGATGTTAGATAACGACGCGTCTCCGAAAGATAGCCGCGTTTCGCTACTGGCGTGCGCGATGACGTGCGATGCGGGGCATCCGACTCATCCAGACGAGTCAGGAATCCATCTCGAACGTTGTATTCGTTCGGCGATCTCCAAGGCTGGGCTTAGGCCTGATGAGGTGGGGGCGGCCGTTCTTCACGGCACGGGTACACAAGCGAACGACGGCGTAGAAGCGGCCGTCGTCGAGCGGATTTGGCCCGGAAGCTCGATCCCTTGCACGTCGGTCAAAGCTCGGCTCGGGCACACGATGGGAGCCGCCGGCTTGTTCAATTGTCTGGTCGCTGTGGAGGCTTTGCGCTCGGGGCTGTTACCCTCGACTCTCAATGACAGGAATGCCGCGACGCTCGAACTCGACTTGGTCCTTGCAGTGCCGAGAGCCATCGATAGGTCGAAAGCTGTGCTCGCGACTTGTTCGGGGTTCGGCGGGAACAACGTCGCGGCTTTGTTCGGGTATCGAGGATGA
- a CDS encoding 3-hydroxyacyl-ACP dehydratase FabZ family protein has translation MNRTELLKLLPYGDAFLWIDRCFDIEPGRSIRAEMHYQSGHPILDAHFARGSKFVPGCLIVEQVCQAALALALSQTASKVTYLLGRVEARFEKMVPLSSTILCEVTIKPSATGVIVISGVSSVTGLGQIAKVKAVASPITGIAW, from the coding sequence ATGAACAGAACTGAGCTTCTGAAACTGCTACCCTACGGGGATGCGTTCCTGTGGATCGACAGATGCTTCGATATCGAGCCGGGACGGTCGATCCGCGCCGAGATGCACTATCAGAGCGGCCATCCGATTCTCGACGCTCATTTCGCTAGAGGTTCAAAATTCGTTCCGGGCTGTTTGATCGTTGAGCAGGTCTGTCAGGCCGCACTCGCACTTGCACTGAGTCAAACCGCGAGCAAAGTCACCTACCTCCTAGGACGTGTTGAAGCGAGGTTTGAAAAGATGGTCCCCTTATCTTCCACTATCCTTTGCGAAGTGACGATCAAGCCGAGTGCGACAGGTGTCATCGTAATATCCGGTGTGTCATCGGTAACCGGGCTGGGCCAGATAGCTAAAGTGAAGGCAGTGGCTAGTCCTATAACGGGCATCGCATGGTAG
- a CDS encoding acyl carrier protein, which produces MADDIQIDPATLSDEELLGFVRRFVADAGDCSEAVVGSDTDLYGELAIDSLGIVAVFIDVAYTFGVPEPSGETEYRALDTPSKIVDFIRLRRKPADYEQN; this is translated from the coding sequence ATGGCGGATGACATTCAGATCGACCCAGCAACTCTGTCAGACGAAGAACTGCTCGGGTTTGTACGAAGATTCGTGGCGGACGCCGGCGATTGTAGCGAGGCTGTTGTTGGCAGCGATACTGATCTCTATGGGGAGCTGGCGATCGATTCGCTCGGCATAGTCGCCGTGTTCATCGATGTCGCCTACACGTTTGGTGTTCCCGAGCCGTCAGGAGAAACCGAATACCGGGCATTGGACACTCCCAGTAAGATAGTCGACTTCATTCGCTTACGTCGGAAACCCGCGGATTATGAACAGAACTGA